The genome window AATATGCGCATCAAGGAGCATTATTAGCAGGCTGGTCAATGCCGTTATTGAAGCAATTAGCATTATCTAATAAAAATGTTTCAAATGCAGAAGACTTAATTTTAAATTTTGAATCCATTAATGACACTACTATAAGAATTTCAAGCGTTTTCACTTTCAAAATAAGAGATTTAGATTTACCTGATTTCCCTTTTTTAAATTTTTCTAAAAATATAGGTTTGTACTTTTCTAATATATTTAAATTTCCTGAAATAGGGATTTTTGACGAAGTTTTAGTATTACATAATGAACTTGCTATTGTGAATGCAAATGATTTAAATCCTAATGACAGATATATCATTACACAATTAAAACACAATATTTTGTCACTTAATAAAATGAACTCTTACTCTGTAGGAGATAAACTAAATAAGACAAAGTTTAATATTAAATAAAAAAAAGACTAATTTAAAGAGCAATATTTAAATTAGTCAGCTTCTGAATATAAGAATTAGAAATAAGGTTAATCTTTTCTACCACCAAAAATTTGTAATAAACTAATGAACAAGTTGATAAAATTTAAGTACATAGTTAAAGCACCAAAAATCATGAACTTGCCAATTGCTTGGCTATTGCCAGCAGATTGATAAGAAATTTCAAATGCACCTTCACGAATACGTTGCGAGTCATAAGCTGTTAAGCCAGAGAAAACTAAAATTCCTGCCCAACCAGTAAATGATCTTAATATTGGACTATGCATGAATAAATTTAAAATTCCTGCGCCTAGGATCATAAAAAATCCCATGACCAAAAATGTGCGCATAAATCCTAAATTTTTCTTTGTTACTGCGCCAAATATTGCCAAAGCAGCAAAACCCATGGCAGCAATAAAGAAAATAGAAATAACGTTACCAATAGGATAAACATTCATTAATACTGCAAAGGTGAATCCGGTTACTGCTGCATAAACTAGAAATAATGATTTTAAAGCAGTAGCACTTAATTTATTTGCAGCAAAACTCATAACCATAACAAGTGCAATTTGCAGAAGAAAAATTCCAATTATTGATACTGAACCCATCTTTAGTAAATAATTTAAAGTATTTGTTTGAACTATACCAACACCAACAATAGCGCTCAATAAAACACCAAAAGACATCCAGCCATACACACCAGCAATAACTTTACTAGCATTAGCTTGCGCTACTGAATTTTTTCCAGCATTTTCCATCCAGTTTGAATTGTTGTTTTGAAATCGATTCATATTAAATTCCTTCCTTGTGTGAATAATGTTGACTCAACACATTCCATTATAATCTAATCAATCTTTCTTATTTGACAAGACGGTGTTCATTTCTTCATCTCCCACGCCTCTGTCTAATTTCCTGTCCATTTCAAACTTGGGATCATAACCCTCATTTATTTCATAATCACCATCTCCATAGCGGATATATTGGGGGGCAATTTTTTTAGCATATTCTTTTAAAAGTTCTTTAGCATGTTCCAAATCTTCTACTCTATTTAAAACGTCTCTTAAAGCTTTGCTTTGCGGAAAGCCTTTTGTATACCAAAGCAGATGTTTGCGAGCTAAAATAGCAGAAATTTTTGTCTTGCCATAATGCTCTTCTTGGTAAGAAATATGGCGAAGTAATACGTCATACCATTCAGCAAAAGTAGGTT of Pigmentibacter sp. JX0631 contains these proteins:
- a CDS encoding Bax inhibitor-1/YccA family protein, yielding MNRFQNNNSNWMENAGKNSVAQANASKVIAGVYGWMSFGVLLSAIVGVGIVQTNTLNYLLKMGSVSIIGIFLLQIALVMVMSFAANKLSATALKSLFLVYAAVTGFTFAVLMNVYPIGNVISIFFIAAMGFAALAIFGAVTKKNLGFMRTFLVMGFFMILGAGILNLFMHSPILRSFTGWAGILVFSGLTAYDSQRIREGAFEISYQSAGNSQAIGKFMIFGALTMYLNFINLFISLLQIFGGRKD